In the Equus quagga isolate Etosha38 chromosome 6, UCLA_HA_Equagga_1.0, whole genome shotgun sequence genome, gggcagaaatggaaaagctaatcctaaaatttatatagaattaTAACAGACCCCAGATACAAGATTGAAACagatcaaaataattttgaaaaataagaacaaagttgtagTACTCACACGTCCCAATTTCAAACCatcctacaaagctacagtaatcaaaatggtGTGGACCAGACAGAAAGATAGACACATATCTCAAtggatagaattgagagtccagaaataaaccaatacatctatagtcaactgattttgaCAAGGATCCCAGACTATTCAATTGACAGAGaatagtctctttaacaaatggtgctgggacgattggatatctacatgcaaaagaataaagttagaacTCTACCTTATAcaatatgcaaaaaataattcaagtggatcaaagacctaagtgcaagatataaaactataaaagtcatagaagaaaacatagaagtaaatcTTTATGAACGtgaatttggcaatggattcttagatatgacaccaaagcacaagcaataaaagaaaaacaagattaattagacttcatcaaaattaaaatcttttgtgcatcaaaagacactatcaagaaagtgaagtgATAGcacacagaatgagagaaaatatttataaatcatatatgtgataagggcCTAGTATCCACAATATGCGAAGAACTCTTACAAtgtaacaacaaaaagaaaaataacccaatttaaaaatgggtaaatgaCTTGAAAAGTCATTTCCCCTAAGAAActatacaaatgatcaataaacacatgaaaagacgctcaacatctgtagtcattaaggaaatgcaaatcaaacctacaatTAGCTACCGCTTCATACTCACTAGGAAATAACAGGTGTTATTGAGGTCGTGGAGATATTGAAACCCTTGTACATTGACAGTGGGAATGTttaatggtgcagctgctgtggaaaagtttggcagttcctcaaaaagttaaacgtgGAAttatatgacctagcaattccattcctaagtatataccctgaataattgaaaataaatattcagacaAATACTTGTATATAAATGTTCACAGCACTATTcccaatagtcaaaaggtggaaacaacccaaatgttcatcaccAGATGAAGAGCTaaacaatggagtattattcagccataaaaaggaatgaagcactgacacatgctacgacatggatgaacctcagaaacattatgctaagtgaaaacaagccagacacaaaacacaatatattgtatgattacaCTTATacaaaatgtctagaataggtaaatccatagagacaaaaggagattggtgattgccagggcCTGGAAGGAAGGATTTAATGAGTATGCTTAACAGGTATAGGGTGTCCTTTGGAAGtgattaaaatgttttggaactaaatggtgatagctgcacaacattgtgagcATACTAAGTGCTActaaattgtacagtttaaaatcgttaatattattttacatgaattgcacttcaataaaaattaaataagtaatgcAGGTGTGGTACCCAGGCCTGGGCGGAGGCAGCATGGCCTCCTGGCCCCAGCTGAAGTTGAAGCCATGCTCCTGCAGCATCCCTGCTCTGGCAGAGAAGTGGGGAGCAGCTTTGGTTTAGGTGACAGTCAACAGCAACTTCACAGGCCCCTGGAGCCACTGCTGGCGGGTCTCAGAgtgctgggctgggcactgggcGGGGGGCCAGCTCAGGAAGACCCCCAACAGGCTGCAGGACCGCACTCAATGGTTGTGGGCCACGCTCTGTGGGCTTGTCACCTGCTGGATGTGGGGCCTTGGGCAAAACACCCAAAACCTTCTGGGGCTGGGTCCTGGAGCAGCATAAGTAACAGAATGCCAGGTGGAAGAGAGTCTGTCAATCTGAGATCTCCCTCGAGTTTCCATTCATCACTTGTTAACAGCATTTCATAGATCCTAAGACCCAGCTTTTGATATATCATCTGAGATCCGGAAGTGTCTTATAATCCATTATGTGTACTTACTGCATGGATTTCTAACAGATACATGAAACAAGGAGGAGTCTAGGAAACAAGGCTGTCTTTAATTCAATGAAATTGGCGTTAAAATTTCTAGTCATGTCTTTGTGTGTTTATTAGTTGATGTCTGTTTCCCTCCCACAATACCCCTGGCACGGTGTTATAATAATTGCTCAATAACTGTTGactgaataaaatgagtaagcgaaagaacacatttttttttttttaaaattgagccTTGGCTCTGCCATTCGCTGGCAGTTTGACGCAAGAAAGGCCACGTAACCCATTTAAGCTTTGTTTTCCTGATTCACAAAACGGCTGTAAGAGCAACAGCACCTGGCTTTGCGAGGCTTGAAAGAGGAAGTGCCCGCATAGACGTGTTCTCAGAGGTGGGTGCTCCCTCCTGAAAACTCCAACCCAATGAAAAGGCAGAAGCAGTGttggttttttactttttataacaACATATAAATGGGGCTTTAGGGGAAGAATCCATGCGAAGAAGCAGCatacaaaaaaagcatttttttaaaaagcattttttaaaaaagtattttaaaaagctctattTGATAAATTGGAACTAAGCTAGCAAGGAACAACTGGGTGGGGCGGGATAGTTCTTATCTTCAAACTTCGACGATTGAAGATCCAAATGTGTCGAAGTGTCTCCGGATATCAATGATTGTTTAAAATCACTTAACGTCTGCAGAtgacagaaattaaaaaggaCATTAGAATCCAGAAGTCAAAGATGTGcgacccctccccctcctctctcataGTCCCCCACTGGGTGCTCGAATTTATGGACAAGGTTCGCGGATGGCTTCGCCTGCATGGACACCTCCTCTCAGTATCCGTCAACCACAGCACAGGGTCGGTCCATGAGTCTGGACCCTGTCCGCCGCCTCCGCACTCCGGAGCCTCGCTGACCTCGCAGCGCGTCCCCTGCCCGGCTCGCTGCTCCGGGCTCGCCGGCCGCTCTCGAGCTCTGGGCTCGCCTGGGCGAGGGCAAGGAGAACGCGGGCGCAAGACCCCGCGCGGTGGCGAGAGGAAAACGGGTACATACATAAGGAGTgcccagtgcctgccacacacaACGCCAGGCGCAAAGACCTGAAGACGTCGCGTCGCCCTTTGCGCGTCACCGGACATCTCTTGCATCTCACGCCACTCAGCGAACTCGCGTAACCAGAGGGAACCTCTAGCTCAGGCGCGACTCCACAGTTTGTGAAACTTCGGTTCTAGTCCCATCGTCTCCCTCCCCAGACCCCTTCTCCCAAACCTGCTAATGGCTTCCTAACGTTTCTAGAACAAAATCCATGTACTGACCTAACATCCTTTCTTTGACCCACAAGGCCCCCGCATCATccgccctctgccctcctctctgaTCGCGTTGTGTACACGCTCCAGCCCGCCTTTCCGTCCTCCTAACCCGCCACTGTCATTCCCGCAGCAATCTTTGCACTTGAGATTTCTCTGCCTCCAGTGGCTAATCTCTTCCACTCTTTCTAAGATAGCCTCCCCTCCTAGTTACACTTCACTCTTGTCCATCACGTTGGTTTTACAGACTCACTCTCTGAAAATACACTGTGATATTTCTTAAAGTCTATTTcccagaatgtaagctctatgagggcaggACTCCTGTTTTGTCTCGTTCACGTTTGTGTCCCGCCTAGAACGGGGCACATCGTGTAGTAGGATTCTaactaaagagaaagaaggaaggaaggaagggagggaggttgggagggagggagggagggagggagggagggaaggagcaagggagggaggaaggcaggcaagaTGTGAACTTGGGTTAAACATCTTAGGTTTGGTTTTAAAGGGTTTCAGTTTATTCTTTGGCTCCTCCCAGTTCTTGCTCCGCCCAACAGCCCTGTGACTGGGCCCTCGTCCTATGCTGCATCCCTGACGCACGCTTcaactggaggaggaagagggtgggCAGGCTCAAGGAGATCTTCGCGCTTCTCAGACCCAAGGCGCCGCACTCGCCGCGCCTCCCAGCCGAGCGCCCATTGCTTGTCTCAGCAGTCTATCCTCCCAGGCTCCCCTAAGGCCCATGGAACCTAGTGCCCCAATTCTGAGCTAAAATAGGATAGATTTCAGCATCTTCAAAGTCGAGGTTTACCTTAAATATTCGTGTTAATATCGTATATtgcttcaaatatatatattttgataataaaatgGCTGCccttcagaaaaaaagagtaaagttgGTAATTTAGGCAAGCaggagtggggggcggggggggggggggggggggagggggagggtggagaagaaGGCCTTGTGGTCGTAGAAGGAGAAGGCAAGGAGGACCACATATCCATCTCCCTGTCTCAGCGATCTCGGAGAAACGGAAAGCTTAAGAGCGGGTCTCTGTTCCCCGGAGCACGCAGCAAATTCCGGTGTGTAGACTGCGAGGGTTGGAGAGGTCTCCATCCCACATCCCTCAGAAGCCCGGGAGCGCTCTGGAAAACTCCACCGCATAGAGCGGCGAATCGGATTTAGTAGAATTTTGCAATGGAGCCAGGTATGACAGATCTCTGCCACATGATGCCACACACAAGTGGCTCTGGAAATCGCAGGACTGGTCCAGTGACCCACGTAAGCGAGTGGAGAGGCTAAGGGCAGCCGAATGGATGCAGTTAGCCAGCCAGTTGGGAAGCAGGGCCACTAGACCTCTAGCCTCGAGTCTTCAAAGCTCCACAGTCTAGGCCTTGAGCTGCGGGCAGGTGAGtgtttgggggttggggggcacgGTTTATGGGATGGGCTTTAGCCCGGGATCGCCCTTCTCAGGCTATTTCCTGTCCTCAGCCCTGGCGAGGCTGGAGACTGGGACTGTCCCACGGGGTGGCAGTGTGTGAGCTGAGGCAAGAGACAAGACCCTGCTCTCCCAGGACAAAAGTTCTCTTCTGAGAAGGAGCGCGCTGGGCTTTGGAAGCTGAGTTcaaatgctttccttttttaaataatcttgagcagaggattttatttttttaattaatttttttttgaggaagattagccctgagctaacatctgctgccaatcctcctgttttttgctgaggaagactggccctgagctaacatccatgcccatcttcctctactttgtacgtgggacgcctgccacagcacggcttgccaagctgcgtcatgtccacacccgggatccgccgaaccggcgaatcccgccccgccaaagcagaacgtgtgcacttaaccgctgtgccaccgggcagacCCCTGAGTTCAAATTCTTAAATCGGCCACCTCACCTGCGGGGCCTTCCGCGGGGTCGGTACCAGCGTGGCCACCGCCCTCTGTGCCTCCTGTGGCCGCGCGCAGGTACCGGGCCACCTCGCGGTGGCCCCGCTCCTCAGCCAGGTCCACGGGAAGGCGGCCCCAGGCGTCGCGCACGTCCAGCCGCGCCCCGGCCCGGTGCAGCGCCACCAGCGTGTCCAGGAAGCCCTCCCCGGCCGCGTCGTGCACGGGTCGGGTGAGGGTGACGGGGTCGGCGCGGTTGGGGTCGGCGCCGTGGAGCAGCAGCAACTCGGCCACGCGGACGCTGCCCATCATCATGACCTGCGGGGGAGAGGAGAGTGGTGAGGACGAGGGCAGGTGGCAGGGGCAGGGTGAATTTCAAGGAAGGATTCACGAAGCCCCCACCCTGCGCAGACACCGGTACAAGCCAGAGGGTATCTGGTTactcttttatt is a window encoding:
- the LOC124240931 gene encoding cyclin-dependent kinase inhibitor 2A-like encodes the protein MLCTAAARGRVELVQALLEAGTSPNALNRLGRSPIQVMMMGSVRVAELLLLHGADPNRADPVTLTRPVHDAAGEGFLDTLVALHRAGARLDVRDAWGRLPVDLAEERGHREVARYLRAATGGTEGGGHAGTDPAEGPADVK